A window of Pirellula sp. SH-Sr6A contains these coding sequences:
- the tyrS gene encoding tyrosine--tRNA ligase, which produces MSIIQELQWRGLIHQCTDLDAVTKQLESPTVVYAGFDPTADSLHLGHLLPLTLLRRFQRAGHKPIALVGGATGMIGDPSGKSDERNLLSKEQLASNVDAIRSQMTKFLDFDGESSARLVNNFDWMHSFSYLDFLRDVGKNFPVNVMLSKDSVKSRLERTDSGLSYTEFSYMLLQAYDFVYLAKNMDCRMQLGGSDQWGNITAGIDLGRRMLGKQLFGLTNPLLTTSDGRKMGKTERGAVWLSAERTSPYEFYQYFINVADADVLTVMRFLSDIPHEEYLQIESELASKPGEAQRRLAQSVTQIVHGIEGLESAQRASQILFGGEIDRLSDHELLSIFQDVPSSTLQKATLAAGLGIIDALVAAGLAPSKSEARRSIEGGGVYINNRRCPGIDKTLGVDDLASESVIVLRSGKKKYALLRFE; this is translated from the coding sequence ATGTCGATCATTCAAGAACTTCAGTGGCGAGGCCTCATCCACCAATGCACCGATCTCGATGCCGTCACCAAACAACTTGAATCCCCCACTGTGGTTTATGCCGGCTTCGATCCAACCGCGGATTCGTTGCACTTAGGACATCTACTCCCATTGACGCTGCTCCGCCGTTTTCAACGGGCAGGTCACAAACCGATCGCCCTCGTAGGAGGTGCAACCGGAATGATTGGAGATCCTAGCGGCAAAAGCGATGAACGGAACCTTCTGTCCAAAGAACAATTAGCCAGCAACGTCGACGCTATTCGATCGCAGATGACGAAGTTCTTGGACTTTGACGGCGAATCAAGTGCTCGACTCGTCAATAACTTCGACTGGATGCACTCGTTCTCCTATCTCGATTTTTTGCGCGATGTCGGAAAGAACTTCCCGGTCAATGTCATGCTCAGCAAAGACAGCGTGAAGAGCCGTCTCGAAAGAACGGATAGCGGACTAAGCTACACCGAGTTCAGCTACATGCTCTTGCAAGCCTACGACTTTGTCTATCTGGCCAAGAACATGGACTGCCGCATGCAATTAGGCGGAAGCGACCAGTGGGGAAATATAACCGCCGGAATCGACCTCGGTCGTCGCATGCTGGGCAAACAGCTATTCGGACTCACCAATCCATTGCTCACTACCTCGGATGGTAGAAAGATGGGAAAAACAGAACGAGGTGCAGTATGGCTGTCAGCCGAACGAACCAGTCCCTATGAGTTCTATCAATACTTCATCAACGTCGCCGATGCGGATGTCCTTACCGTCATGCGATTCCTGTCGGACATTCCACACGAAGAGTACCTTCAAATCGAATCGGAACTTGCATCGAAACCAGGCGAAGCCCAACGCCGATTGGCACAATCCGTTACGCAAATTGTCCACGGGATCGAAGGGTTAGAGTCCGCGCAGCGCGCTTCGCAAATCCTCTTCGGAGGTGAAATCGACCGCTTGTCCGATCACGAGTTGCTGTCCATCTTCCAAGATGTTCCCAGCTCGACGCTGCAGAAGGCCACTCTCGCCGCAGGCCTCGGAATCATCGACGCACTGGTAGCCGCTGGCCTGGCTCCTAGTAAAAGCGAAGCCCGCCGAAGTATCGAAGGGGGTGGCGTCTACATCAACAATCGTCGCTGCCCAGGTATCGACAAAACTCTTGGTGTCGACGACCTAGCGAGCGAGTCGGTCATCGTGCTCCGTAGCGGCAAAAAGAAGTATGCACTTTTGAGATTCGAATAA